The Verrucomicrobiota bacterium genome window below encodes:
- a CDS encoding tail-specific protease: MLLETIRRPVQRLDVAPDQTNIARIVPLVLEQYHFLQEELDDARSSKALDHYIEMLDGMHLHFLQSDIDEFNPLYRTHLDELLKKKGDVTPAQHIFSRFLQRLTQRVDYVGELLATEKFEFTGTDRYNLDRKKSPRPKDLAEAKQLWRQHLRYEILQDKLNKEKSEDIASKITKRYSRLLRSLQDYDRDDVLELYLSAVAQVFDPHTDYMGKSSLDTFNINMSLSLTGIGALLRSEDGYCKIQSLVANGPAQKSKQLKENDRIIAVAQGTNEPVDVVEMKLNKVVEMIRGRKGTEVRLTIIPADAPDPSVRKVVSLIRDEIKLEDQEAKAKIIDFPGTTGKQVRVGVIDLPSFYAQMDLTGKKDDDDGPRKSTTRDVALLLRKLTSENVDGVILDLRRNGGGSLEEAINLTGLFIKEGPVVQVKDHDGQKHVDSDKDESVLYDGPLVVLTSRFSASASEILAGALQDYERAVVVGDKSTHGKGTVQQLIDLKRIAAFRRSTISPGAVKVTIRKFYRPSGSSTQLKGVAPDIILPSLNNHADVGESALENALPWDTISAAKYEKLNRVQPYLAELQKRSSARVETDPDFQYVKEDIEQLKKALADRTVSLNEEQRLKEKADAEARSKARQAELKARPPGNETVYEITLALADKPGLPPAVGQSKPAEKSDRPDHPKKTDDDEDAAHETKAPLVDTVLKETKRILADFISLGRNDPAIAAADPKLSPDGKTSGNLGTAGAVAK, encoded by the coding sequence GTGCTCCTCGAGACGATCCGCCGGCCCGTCCAGAGACTGGACGTCGCACCCGACCAGACCAATATTGCCCGCATCGTTCCCCTGGTCTTGGAACAGTACCATTTCTTGCAGGAGGAACTCGACGACGCGCGGTCGAGCAAAGCGCTGGATCACTACATTGAGATGCTCGATGGCATGCACCTGCATTTCCTCCAATCGGACATCGACGAATTCAATCCGCTCTACCGCACTCACCTGGACGAACTGCTCAAGAAGAAGGGCGACGTCACGCCGGCCCAGCACATTTTCTCACGCTTCCTGCAGCGTTTGACCCAGCGCGTCGATTACGTCGGTGAACTGCTCGCCACGGAGAAATTCGAGTTCACCGGCACGGATCGCTACAATCTCGACCGGAAAAAATCCCCCCGCCCCAAAGACCTGGCCGAAGCCAAACAACTCTGGCGGCAGCACCTCCGCTACGAAATCCTCCAGGACAAGCTGAACAAGGAAAAATCGGAGGACATCGCCTCGAAGATCACCAAGCGTTATTCGCGCTTGCTGCGCTCGCTCCAGGATTACGATCGCGACGACGTGTTGGAGCTTTACCTTTCCGCCGTGGCCCAGGTGTTTGACCCGCACACGGATTACATGGGGAAATCTTCGTTGGACACCTTCAACATCAACATGAGCCTGTCCTTGACCGGCATCGGCGCGCTGCTCCGTTCGGAGGACGGGTACTGCAAGATTCAATCGCTGGTGGCCAACGGGCCGGCCCAAAAGAGCAAACAACTCAAAGAGAACGACCGGATCATCGCCGTGGCCCAAGGCACAAACGAGCCCGTCGATGTGGTCGAGATGAAATTGAACAAGGTGGTGGAAATGATTCGCGGCCGCAAAGGCACCGAAGTGCGCCTCACCATCATCCCGGCCGACGCGCCCGATCCGTCCGTCCGCAAAGTCGTCAGTCTGATTCGCGATGAGATCAAACTGGAAGATCAAGAGGCCAAGGCCAAGATTATCGATTTCCCCGGCACGACCGGAAAACAGGTTCGCGTCGGCGTGATTGATCTGCCTTCGTTCTATGCTCAGATGGATTTGACCGGGAAAAAGGATGACGACGACGGCCCCCGGAAGAGCACGACCCGCGACGTAGCGCTGCTCTTGCGGAAACTAACCAGCGAGAACGTGGACGGCGTGATTCTGGACCTGCGCCGAAATGGCGGCGGTTCGCTGGAGGAAGCGATCAATTTGACCGGTTTGTTCATCAAGGAAGGCCCGGTCGTCCAGGTCAAAGACCACGACGGCCAGAAGCACGTAGATTCGGACAAAGACGAATCGGTTCTTTACGACGGACCGCTCGTGGTGCTGACGAGCCGTTTCAGCGCCTCAGCGTCGGAAATCCTGGCGGGAGCGTTGCAGGATTACGAGCGCGCTGTGGTCGTGGGCGATAAATCCACTCACGGCAAAGGAACGGTGCAGCAATTGATCGATCTCAAGCGGATTGCCGCATTCCGGCGCTCGACGATCAGTCCTGGCGCCGTCAAAGTCACCATTCGAAAGTTCTATCGGCCCAGCGGCTCTTCCACGCAGTTGAAAGGCGTGGCGCCGGACATCATCCTTCCTTCACTGAACAATCACGCGGACGTCGGCGAATCGGCTCTGGAGAACGCACTCCCCTGGGACACGATTTCCGCGGCGAAATACGAAAAGCTCAACCGGGTTCAGCCGTATTTGGCGGAGCTTCAGAAACGCTCGTCGGCGCGTGTCGAAACCGATCCGGATTTTCAATACGTGAAGGAGGATATCGAGCAATTGAAGAAGGCGTTGGCGGACCGGACGGTTTCTTTGAACGAGGAACAACGGCTCAAAGAAAAGGCGGACGCCGAAGCCCGCTCCAAAGCTCGCCAGGCAGAATTGAAAGCCCGCCCGCCCGGGAATGAAACGGTCTATGAAATCACGCTCGCGCTCGCGGACAAGCCCGGCTTGCCCCCGGCCGTGGGTCAATCAAAGCCAGCCGAGAAGTCCGACCGCCCGGACCATCCAAAGAAAACGGATGACGACGAGGATGCGGCGCACGAAACAAAAGCGCCGTTGGTTGATACGGTGCTGAAGGAAACCAAGCGCATTTTGGCCGATTTCATTTCCCTTGGAAGAAACGACCCGGCGATTGCCGCCGCCGACCCCAAGCTTTCTCCTGACGGAAAGACTTCGGGTAACCTCGGCACAGCCGGCGCGGTTGCCAAATAG
- a CDS encoding molybdopterin oxidoreductase family protein: MDTSIRTTCTMDCPDSCALEIHVAGGRIKRIQAAPDESSNHPNTQGFICDKIGKFDRRVYHETRILHPMRRVGPKGEGRFERISWDEAISTIASKFREIIARWGGEAILPYHYDGSNGLLSHDFLDAYLFAKLSASRLARTLCAAPASAVALGMYGKMPGVAFQDYPNARAIVIWGANPKASNIHLVPYLRQAKKRGAFVAVVDPIRNFNSGDVDLHLPVYPGADLPVALAMIRLWNEAGRLDRAFLAQNADGLEPLLAAANEWSLERAAAAARVPPGDIEKLARAYAVSSPAVIRVGWGIERNQNGGQALAAVMALPALLGKFGVRGGGYTLSNSGAAKLDTAKLFGADSPPTKWATRELNMSQLGQLLTDGLALPVKSLFVYDCNPVATAPDQNAILRGLTREDLFTVVHEQVMTDTARFADILLPAVTFLEQHEIKRSYGSYIVGGVQPAIEACGEARPNEWVFARLGRALGFSDEPFGWDTATSLRKVAEALSLSGQPCDFATVSQGGVQRYPFPGGGPVQFESVRPLTADGRIHLTPGALGSAPFQYLPVNDGRFPLALVSASNNKMISSTLGEFNYPELWLAIHPADAAARGIADGDEVRVFNDLGEVHCRARVSDRLREGVCGMPKGAWRKSSRNSQSTTALCPQHVNVVAGGACFNDARVQVERG, encoded by the coding sequence ATGGACACGAGCATTCGCACGACCTGCACGATGGACTGCCCGGATTCCTGCGCGCTGGAAATCCACGTCGCAGGCGGGCGAATCAAGCGTATCCAGGCCGCCCCGGACGAGTCGAGCAACCATCCCAACACCCAGGGCTTCATTTGTGACAAGATCGGGAAGTTCGATCGCCGCGTCTATCATGAGACCCGGATCCTTCATCCGATGCGGCGCGTGGGACCGAAGGGAGAGGGGCGATTCGAGCGGATTTCCTGGGACGAAGCGATTTCCACAATCGCGTCGAAGTTCCGCGAGATTATCGCGCGTTGGGGCGGCGAAGCCATCTTGCCGTATCATTATGACGGGTCGAATGGCTTGCTGAGCCACGATTTCCTGGATGCCTACCTCTTCGCCAAATTGAGCGCCTCACGGCTGGCCCGCACGCTGTGCGCGGCGCCGGCCAGCGCGGTTGCTTTGGGGATGTATGGCAAGATGCCCGGCGTGGCTTTCCAGGATTATCCGAACGCGCGCGCCATCGTCATCTGGGGCGCCAATCCCAAAGCCTCAAACATTCATCTGGTCCCGTACCTTCGGCAGGCGAAGAAGCGGGGCGCTTTCGTGGCCGTCGTCGATCCCATTCGTAATTTCAACTCCGGCGACGTCGATCTGCACTTGCCGGTTTATCCCGGCGCGGATTTGCCGGTCGCGTTGGCGATGATCCGGCTGTGGAACGAAGCCGGCCGCTTGGATCGCGCGTTCCTCGCTCAAAACGCGGACGGCCTGGAGCCGCTTCTGGCTGCGGCGAACGAATGGTCTCTCGAACGCGCTGCGGCCGCGGCGCGCGTGCCTCCGGGTGACATCGAAAAGCTGGCCCGCGCCTATGCGGTTTCGTCTCCGGCGGTGATCCGAGTCGGCTGGGGCATCGAGCGCAATCAAAACGGCGGGCAGGCATTGGCCGCGGTGATGGCCCTGCCGGCGTTGCTCGGCAAGTTCGGCGTCCGTGGCGGAGGCTACACACTTTCCAACAGCGGCGCGGCGAAGTTGGACACCGCCAAACTCTTCGGCGCGGATTCTCCTCCGACCAAATGGGCGACGCGCGAACTGAACATGAGCCAGTTGGGCCAGTTGCTCACGGACGGTCTCGCGCTGCCGGTGAAATCGCTCTTTGTCTATGACTGCAACCCGGTGGCGACGGCTCCGGACCAGAACGCGATCTTGCGCGGGCTGACGCGCGAGGACCTGTTCACCGTGGTTCATGAACAAGTCATGACGGACACCGCGCGCTTCGCCGACATCTTGCTCCCCGCGGTGACGTTTCTCGAACAACACGAAATCAAGCGGTCTTACGGAAGCTACATCGTCGGCGGAGTGCAACCGGCGATCGAAGCTTGCGGCGAAGCCAGGCCGAACGAGTGGGTGTTCGCACGGTTGGGCCGTGCCCTGGGGTTTTCTGACGAACCGTTCGGCTGGGACACTGCGACGAGCCTGCGGAAGGTCGCGGAGGCACTCAGCCTTTCTGGACAGCCGTGCGATTTCGCGACTGTGAGCCAGGGAGGCGTCCAGCGCTATCCGTTCCCGGGCGGCGGGCCGGTGCAATTCGAGAGTGTGCGTCCCTTGACGGCGGACGGGAGAATCCATCTTACGCCCGGCGCGCTCGGGTCCGCGCCGTTTCAATACTTGCCGGTGAACGATGGCCGATTCCCGCTGGCGCTGGTGAGCGCGTCAAACAACAAGATGATTTCCAGCACGCTGGGCGAGTTCAATTACCCCGAACTCTGGCTTGCAATTCATCCGGCCGACGCCGCCGCGCGCGGAATCGCAGACGGCGATGAGGTGCGGGTGTTCAACGACCTGGGCGAAGTGCACTGTCGCGCGCGCGTCAGCGATCGCCTGCGCGAGGGCGTCTGCGGCATGCCCAAAGGCGCCTGGCGAAAATCTTCACGGAACAGCCAGAGCACCACGGCGCTTTGTCCGCAGCACGTGAACGTGGTGGCCGGCGGCGCGTGTTTCAACGACGCGCGGGTGCAGGTGGAACGCGGTTGA
- a CDS encoding SMP-30/gluconolactonase/LRE family protein, with protein sequence MKMNRRSFLAAGSATGALAAMPEALAQWQPSPRYPDPLFKIIDPGFAKYRVNLAKVEKIASGMRWCEGPVWFGDGRYLIWSDIPNNRIMRWDEETGAVSVFRKPSNNANGNTRDRQGRLLTCEHDARRVTRTEYDGAITVIADRYDGKPLNSPNDIVCKSDGSIWFTDPPFGILSYYEGHLARPELPTNVYRWDPKSEKLTVVAGDINRPNGLAFSPDESKLYIVEAGASPRVIRAYDATSGGTRLSGGRTLITAEPNGTPDGLRVDVDGNLWVGWGMGAEGLDGVAVFNADGKLIGRIDLPERCANLCFGGRHRNRLFMCGSTSMFSLFVNTQGCD encoded by the coding sequence ATGAAAATGAACCGCAGGAGTTTTCTCGCCGCCGGCAGCGCGACCGGAGCGCTGGCCGCCATGCCCGAAGCCCTGGCGCAATGGCAGCCCAGCCCGCGTTACCCCGATCCGCTGTTCAAAATCATCGATCCAGGCTTCGCGAAGTATCGGGTGAACCTCGCCAAAGTGGAAAAGATCGCTTCCGGCATGCGGTGGTGCGAAGGGCCGGTCTGGTTCGGCGATGGCCGCTACTTGATCTGGAGCGACATTCCCAACAACCGCATCATGCGCTGGGACGAGGAGACCGGCGCCGTCAGCGTTTTCCGCAAACCGTCGAACAACGCTAACGGCAACACGCGCGATCGCCAGGGCCGTTTGCTCACGTGCGAGCACGACGCGCGGCGCGTCACGCGCACCGAGTATGACGGCGCGATTACCGTGATCGCGGACCGTTACGACGGCAAGCCGCTGAATTCGCCGAACGACATCGTGTGCAAATCCGACGGCTCAATCTGGTTCACCGACCCGCCGTTTGGCATCCTGAGTTACTACGAAGGACACCTGGCTCGACCGGAATTGCCCACGAACGTGTACCGCTGGGATCCGAAGTCCGAGAAACTGACCGTCGTGGCAGGCGACATCAATCGCCCCAACGGCCTGGCATTCTCGCCGGACGAATCCAAGCTCTACATTGTCGAGGCCGGGGCCAGTCCGCGCGTGATCCGCGCTTACGACGCGACCAGCGGAGGCACACGGTTGTCTGGCGGACGCACGCTGATCACGGCTGAGCCGAACGGCACGCCGGACGGCTTGCGCGTGGACGTCGATGGCAATTTGTGGGTCGGCTGGGGCATGGGGGCGGAGGGATTGGACGGCGTGGCGGTGTTCAACGCGGATGGCAAATTGATTGGCCGCATCGACCTGCCGGAGCGGTGCGCGAACCTGTGTTTCGGGGGGCGTCATCGCAACCGGCTGTTCATGTGTGGGAGCACGTCGATGTTCTCGTTGTTTGTGAACACTCAGGGGTGCGATTAA
- a CDS encoding DUF1592 domain-containing protein, with amino-acid sequence MKPRSVAVHPSPKLQAAVGWRSPVATSLRVEGKVTHAHPECGNGVTWSLELRRGSTRQRLVSGFAQGSKEGKVGPIERIAVQTGDLVSLLIGPRDGNHSCDLTGIDLSLSPTGEGGREWNLARDVSDDVTAGNPHADRFGNEGIWHFYTEPDQGGNELGPVIPAGSLLARWQSSERTEEKQKLAEDLQRLLTSGPPESKDSPDAALYRQLASLSGPLFSGIIRGTANSASTSASTKTDAPFRLTPALSPGAPGEREKRRPASNNPDPSSPATSRNTTLPLPAGEGRGERERSQKSEIRNPKSEIENGEWSLAPAFFGRHPNGQSIDSASLCLQAPSVLEIRLPADLVEGCEFVTTGRLHSDTGAEGSVQLQALTMKPERELGLLPSELTVAQVNGMWTSNNRRTSHATPIVVNEGSQARRRIEADFNAFRTIFPAALCYTKIVPVDEVVTLTLFYREDEHLRRLMLDDAQTAKLNGLWDDLHYVSHDALTLVDAFEQLWQYATQDADPKVFEPLRKPIQDRAAAFRQLLLETQPKHVEAVIEFADRAYRRPLAETEKSELRALYQKLREQELPHEEAVRLTLARVLVSPAFLYRLEKPGPGVEPSPVSDWELASRLSYFLWSTMPDAELRQVAAAGRLRDPDVLAAQARRMLRDPRARRLATEFACQWLHVYAFDELDEKSERHFPTFADLRGAMYEEPIQFFTDLFQRNGSVLDILDADYTFLNEALARHYEIPGVMGADWRRVEGVKKFSRGGILGLSATLAKQSGASRTSPILRGNWLVEVLLGEKLPRPPKEVPRLPEDETATEGLTVRQLVEKHTSDPNCLRCHARIDPYGYALESFDAIGRRREKDLGDRPIDTRVKAMDGAEFNGIDGLRQYLLTQRRDAFLRQFCRKLLGYALGRGVQLSDEPLLTEIQARLKSNDYRIVMAVESIVRSRQFREIRGREFTAEE; translated from the coding sequence ATGAAACCGCGCAGCGTGGCCGTGCATCCGTCCCCGAAGTTGCAGGCCGCAGTCGGCTGGCGCAGTCCAGTCGCCACATCCTTGCGCGTGGAAGGAAAAGTGACGCACGCGCATCCGGAGTGCGGCAACGGCGTCACGTGGTCGCTGGAACTGCGTCGCGGCAGCACGCGGCAGCGGCTCGTCAGTGGCTTCGCTCAAGGCAGCAAAGAAGGCAAAGTTGGCCCGATTGAGAGAATCGCGGTGCAGACCGGCGATCTTGTGTCCTTGTTGATCGGCCCGCGCGATGGAAATCACTCCTGCGACCTGACGGGGATCGACTTGTCCCTTTCTCCGACCGGGGAAGGCGGGCGTGAATGGAACCTGGCGCGCGATGTGTCGGATGACGTGACCGCGGGCAACCCGCACGCCGACCGTTTCGGCAATGAGGGGATCTGGCACTTCTACACCGAGCCTGATCAGGGCGGCAACGAGTTGGGACCGGTGATTCCCGCCGGTTCTTTGCTGGCGCGTTGGCAATCTTCGGAGCGCACGGAGGAAAAGCAGAAGTTAGCCGAGGACTTACAGCGCTTGCTCACCTCCGGACCGCCGGAGAGCAAGGACAGTCCGGATGCGGCGCTTTATCGACAATTGGCTTCCCTGAGTGGGCCACTGTTCAGCGGGATAATCCGGGGAACTGCAAACTCGGCGAGCACTTCGGCTTCCACGAAAACGGATGCGCCCTTCCGCCTCACTCCAGCCCTCTCCCCAGGGGCCCCAGGGGAGAGGGAGAAGCGCAGGCCGGCTTCCAACAATCCAGACCCGTCCAGCCCTGCCACATCGCGGAACACGACACTCCCTCTCCCAGCGGGAGAGGGCCGGGGTGAGCGGGAACGCAGCCAAAAATCCGAAATCCGAAATCCGAAATCCGAAATCGAGAACGGCGAATGGTCTCTCGCTCCAGCGTTCTTTGGCCGCCACCCCAACGGCCAATCCATCGACTCCGCGAGCCTTTGCCTCCAGGCGCCTTCAGTCCTTGAGATTCGCTTGCCGGCTGATCTTGTCGAAGGCTGCGAATTTGTAACCACGGGAAGACTTCATTCCGATACGGGCGCGGAAGGCAGCGTTCAACTGCAGGCGCTCACGATGAAACCCGAGCGCGAATTGGGTTTGCTGCCGAGCGAGCTGACCGTGGCGCAAGTCAACGGCATGTGGACGTCGAATAACCGGCGGACTTCCCACGCCACGCCCATCGTCGTCAACGAAGGCAGCCAGGCGCGCCGCCGCATCGAAGCGGATTTCAACGCGTTCCGCACAATCTTCCCTGCGGCGCTTTGCTACACGAAGATCGTGCCCGTGGATGAAGTCGTGACGCTCACGCTTTTTTATCGCGAGGACGAACACTTGCGCCGGTTGATGCTCGACGACGCGCAGACCGCGAAGCTCAATGGGCTCTGGGACGACTTGCACTACGTGAGCCACGACGCGCTCACGCTCGTGGACGCCTTCGAACAACTCTGGCAATACGCGACGCAGGACGCCGACCCGAAAGTCTTCGAGCCGCTCCGCAAGCCCATCCAGGACCGCGCCGCCGCCTTCCGCCAGTTGCTCCTCGAAACGCAGCCGAAGCACGTCGAAGCCGTGATCGAGTTCGCCGACCGCGCGTATCGCCGTCCATTGGCGGAAACGGAGAAATCCGAATTGCGCGCTCTCTACCAGAAGTTGCGCGAGCAGGAGTTGCCCCACGAGGAAGCGGTTCGTCTCACGCTGGCGCGTGTGCTCGTCTCGCCGGCTTTCTTGTATCGATTGGAGAAGCCTGGCCCCGGCGTGGAACCGTCGCCGGTTTCAGATTGGGAATTGGCCAGCCGGCTCAGCTATTTTCTCTGGTCCACGATGCCGGATGCGGAATTGCGCCAGGTGGCCGCGGCCGGCCGCTTACGCGATCCGGACGTGCTGGCGGCGCAAGCCCGGCGCATGTTGCGGGACCCGCGCGCGCGCAGGCTGGCCACGGAGTTCGCCTGCCAATGGCTGCACGTTTACGCGTTCGATGAATTGGACGAAAAGAGCGAACGGCATTTCCCGACGTTCGCCGATTTGCGCGGCGCAATGTATGAAGAGCCAATCCAGTTCTTCACGGATTTGTTCCAGCGCAACGGCTCCGTCCTGGACATCCTGGACGCCGATTACACTTTTTTGAACGAGGCCCTGGCCCGGCACTACGAAATTCCCGGCGTGATGGGCGCGGACTGGCGGCGCGTGGAAGGCGTGAAGAAATTCTCGCGCGGCGGCATTCTCGGACTTTCCGCGACGCTGGCGAAACAATCCGGCGCCTCGCGCACCAGCCCAATCTTGCGCGGCAACTGGCTCGTGGAAGTGTTGCTCGGCGAAAAACTCCCGCGCCCGCCCAAAGAAGTGCCGCGTCTGCCGGAAGACGAAACCGCCACGGAAGGTTTGACCGTGAGGCAACTTGTCGAGAAGCACACCTCCGATCCGAATTGTCTTCGCTGCCACGCGCGCATCGACCCGTACGGCTACGCGCTCGAAAGTTTCGACGCCATCGGCCGCCGCCGCGAGAAGGACCTGGGGGATCGCCCCATCGACACCCGTGTAAAAGCGATGGATGGTGCGGAGTTCAACGGCATCGATGGCTTGCGCCAGTATTTGTTGACCCAGCGCCGCGATGCCTTTCTCCGACAATTCTGCCGGAAACTGCTCGGCTACGCGCTGGGGCGCGGCGTGCAGTTGTCAGACGAACCGTTGCTCACGGAAATCCAGGCGCGTTTGAAATCAAACGATTATCGGATTGTCATGGCCGTCGAGTCGATCGTCCGGAGCCGGCAATTCCGAGAGATTCGAGGCCGCGAATTCACGGCGGAGGAGTGA
- a CDS encoding retroviral-like aspartic protease: MAARFAYLPIASGRGDAALMPVVPLQLRFKDNEPMQVHGLLDSGATVNVLPYGLGVRLGAVWEAQTTRVTLAGNLAAQEARALLVEAQVSNFPLVSLVFACTRSENVPLLLGQVNFFEEFDVCFHRSRRQFEIEPARR; this comes from the coding sequence ATGGCTGCCCGCTTTGCCTACCTGCCGATTGCTTCAGGGCGTGGCGATGCCGCGCTCATGCCGGTTGTGCCGCTGCAACTGCGATTCAAGGACAATGAACCGATGCAGGTCCACGGACTGCTCGACTCTGGTGCGACGGTCAACGTGCTCCCGTACGGACTTGGCGTGCGGCTTGGCGCGGTGTGGGAAGCCCAAACGACCCGCGTAACGCTTGCAGGAAACCTAGCCGCGCAGGAGGCGCGCGCCTTGCTGGTCGAAGCGCAGGTGAGTAACTTCCCACTGGTGTCGCTCGTCTTCGCGTGTACCCGCTCCGAAAATGTACCCTTGCTGTTGGGGCAGGTGAATTTCTTCGAAGAGTTCGATGTTTGCTTCCACCGCTCCCGACGGCAGTTCGAGATTGAACCTGCGCGCAGATGA
- a CDS encoding DUF1552 domain-containing protein, with translation MTTHQFSRRTFLRGVGVTMALPWLESLNVWGDTPTVTRPASEAPVRLAVLFAGNGFHSKEWWAKGEGKNMELGKVLAPLTDFREKMLFIRGLYNAEALKGNIHSSQTGNLLSGAPLASGGEIRSGTSIDQLLAQRYGHSTKVPSLVLGCEKSNPSVHKNYSMLYSSHISWTSPTTPTPLEIYPALAFDRLFKDEAQRGDKSVLDAVLADANDLRRHISTTDRRKLDEYLDSVRDVEQRIEQAGQKGELQGWRPTLAQPNIPRPPDGIPQDIGEHMRLMCDILVLAFQTDTTRICTLKLNNDHSSLRFPNLGVDYMIHHLLSHSDTSDWLKVNQFFLEQVAYIARKLDAIQESERTALDNTMLLFLSSMLTGSHDATQLPVVMLGGAGGRVKGGRVLDFKEKPERQMCRLYLSMMDKMDVRLGKFGDAPEPLAEV, from the coding sequence ATGACCACACACCAATTCTCCCGTCGCACGTTTCTCCGCGGGGTCGGCGTCACCATGGCGCTGCCCTGGCTGGAATCGCTCAACGTCTGGGGCGACACGCCCACGGTGACCAGGCCCGCCAGCGAGGCCCCCGTGCGCTTGGCAGTCCTTTTCGCTGGGAACGGATTTCACAGCAAGGAATGGTGGGCAAAGGGCGAAGGCAAGAACATGGAACTGGGCAAGGTCCTCGCGCCGCTCACTGACTTCCGCGAAAAGATGCTCTTCATCCGCGGCCTCTACAATGCCGAGGCCCTCAAGGGCAACATCCACAGTTCCCAGACGGGGAATCTGCTTTCCGGCGCGCCGCTGGCCTCGGGCGGCGAGATTCGATCCGGCACCAGCATCGATCAATTGCTGGCGCAGCGTTACGGGCACTCGACCAAAGTGCCGAGCCTCGTGCTCGGTTGCGAGAAATCGAATCCGTCCGTGCACAAAAACTATTCGATGCTTTACAGTTCGCACATCTCGTGGACCTCGCCGACTACGCCGACGCCGCTGGAGATTTATCCTGCGCTCGCCTTTGACCGGCTCTTCAAGGACGAGGCGCAACGCGGCGACAAAAGCGTGCTCGACGCGGTTCTCGCTGACGCGAACGACCTCCGGCGCCACATCAGCACCACGGACCGGCGCAAGCTCGACGAATACCTCGACTCCGTTCGCGACGTGGAGCAACGCATCGAGCAAGCCGGCCAGAAGGGCGAGTTGCAGGGCTGGCGCCCGACGCTGGCGCAGCCGAACATCCCGCGCCCGCCGGACGGCATCCCGCAGGACATCGGCGAGCACATGCGCTTGATGTGCGACATTCTGGTGCTCGCGTTCCAGACCGACACGACGCGCATTTGCACGCTCAAGTTGAACAACGACCATTCTTCGTTGCGCTTCCCGAACCTCGGTGTGGATTACATGATTCACCATCTGCTCTCGCACTCGGACACCTCGGACTGGCTGAAGGTGAACCAGTTTTTCCTGGAGCAAGTCGCGTACATCGCGCGCAAGCTCGACGCCATTCAAGAAAGCGAACGCACGGCGCTCGACAATACGATGCTCCTCTTCCTGTCGAGCATGCTGACCGGCAGCCATGACGCGACGCAGTTACCGGTCGTGATGCTGGGAGGCGCGGGCGGCCGCGTCAAAGGCGGCCGCGTGCTGGATTTCAAAGAGAAACCGGAGCGCCAGATGTGCCGCCTTTATCTTTCGATGATGGACAAGATGGACGTGCGCCTCGGCAAGTTCGGCGACGCGCCGGAACCGCTGGCTGAGGTGTAA